The following proteins are encoded in a genomic region of Gossypium hirsutum isolate 1008001.06 chromosome D05, Gossypium_hirsutum_v2.1, whole genome shotgun sequence:
- the LOC107906464 gene encoding protein LURP-one-related 12, protein MKTGLVVDGDYVYEEEKHLTVLKTSLFFANDGFTVYDCKGQLVFRVDSYGPDPRDKAEVVLMDAHGRCLLTVRKKRPSLHHRWEGFLGERTEGQKPIFSVKRSSIIGRCGMTVEVFNNPGLEYQIEGNFGQRSCTIFNAAKESVAEIKRKVDASTNVVLGKDVFLLSLKPGFDGAFAMGLVLVLDQVNGGDYVENDEAEMIPTTED, encoded by the exons ATGAAAACAGGTTTGGTGGTGGATGGCGATTATGTATATGAAGAAGAGAAGCATCTAACTGTGCTTAAAACTTCGCTTTTCTTCGCCAACGATGGCTTCACTGTTTACGATTGTAAAGGTCAGTTGGTTTTCCGAGTGGACTCGTACGGTCCTGACCCTCGTGATAAAGCCGAAGTTGTTCTTATGGATGCTCATGGAAGATGCCTGCTCACTGTCAGAAAAAag AGGCCGAGTTTGCATCACCGGTGGGAAGGGTTTTTAGGGGAAAGAACAGAGGGTCAGAAACCGATCTTCAGTGTGAAAAGATCGTCCATAATCGGACGGTGCGGGATGACAGTGGAAGTGTTCAACAATCCAGGGCTGGAGTACCAGATAGAAGGGAATTTCGGACAACGGAGCTGCACGATCTTCAACGCGGCCAAGGAATCAGTGGCTGAGATTAAACGCAAAGTTGATGCTTCCACTAACGTGGTGCTTGGTAAAGACGTTTTCTTGCTTTCTTTAAAACCCGGTTTTGATGGGGCCTTTGCTATGGGTTTGGTGCTCGTTCTTGATCAGGTTAACGGTGGTGATTACGTTGAAAATGATGAGGCGGAGATGATCCCTACCACAGAGGATTAA